Proteins from a genomic interval of Kozakia baliensis:
- a CDS encoding secretion protein, producing the protein MTGPVTSTLAWLSLALHQPLHAFCDIETTHGDRLVTKRGDYISALRINGLRRMCTRREIEDIAEQQRIELQGLLEHSGHAIVGWYVSDPESSAREIDRLSLESCRNIAGMLGLNLRDVLGERLRRWPEVMRWEAAYYVLWTRQSILTREEKKQVAQERSDLAKQFPKVGDSQRFAMRSEILASRHDAFTQRVQTALQGLDISTDFLDPHEALQVTREIVYRETAGSQWKPTLIGDRVMPRLPDHPDDPKPNPGLLLWPAISDQFFNADAQTIGGQLVTVGDYCYAPVDMSVGPEDPRPFSELSATLGRKRIPWRSATILEGGGRASFGLKEVGAGFLAMFPGNGDIRRAFANLKSLREQHNHNAVRFRMTTATWAPVGEEAKLRRQASALSQAIEGWGNCKASRISGDPLEAAMGSVPTLTLGGTATPSLAPVGDAFTMMPWARSASPYRRGSILFRKPDGAIWAYDPTGGGLREAICDLIIAPPGGGKTVLSNTIDLGLVLSSASLSGKGAKLPFLGKIDIGPGAKGFVDLLRNALGPQRQHEAVFLKMQKTQGYEVNVFDLQLGLEYPLPLERVFLQNFISLLATPLEKPPFEGMDHLVEDVVDEAYRSVTEVSGGLPKIYKAGTEPMIDDAIERLGLRLRHHDDIEDRTYWRDIVDALIDIREYRLAGIAQRHAVPVLQDLLRAARTPEITKRYEKISIETGESLIDVFDRYIMNVIKNHPTLAAPTRLDLGDARVIMIDLAEVAPKGSSAANRQTALMYMLARQLLARNFFLHPDYVDEPIMPAKMRAYHLARFTEMQETIKRIDFDEWHRAQSAPQVDAQAVRDVREGRKHNIQLGFISQYHTDFSDELYGQSTARWVLRSGDEKVSNALIERFQLSPFSAYVVRNALPGPGRGGAPFFLQMKAGQATYEQHLINVLGPIELWSFSSTPGDTALRARLFAAVPSSIALRQLAVVFPGGSAVDEITRRKDARIREAGLGTEEAEDGVIDELAREILDGRGIAAGVHERVREMDHDDDYLMAAE; encoded by the coding sequence ATGACCGGTCCCGTAACCTCTACGCTCGCCTGGCTCAGTCTGGCGTTGCATCAACCGCTGCACGCGTTTTGCGACATCGAGACCACGCACGGCGACCGCCTGGTCACCAAGCGTGGCGACTATATTTCCGCTCTGCGTATCAACGGCCTGCGCCGGATGTGCACACGTCGCGAGATCGAAGACATCGCCGAGCAGCAGCGGATCGAACTTCAGGGTCTGCTCGAACATAGCGGTCACGCGATCGTCGGCTGGTATGTTTCCGATCCGGAAAGTTCCGCGCGCGAGATCGACCGGCTCAGTCTCGAATCCTGCCGCAACATCGCGGGCATGTTGGGCTTGAACCTGCGGGATGTGCTCGGCGAGCGGCTGCGTCGTTGGCCTGAGGTCATGCGCTGGGAAGCCGCGTATTATGTTTTGTGGACGCGCCAAAGCATTTTGACCCGTGAGGAAAAAAAGCAGGTGGCGCAGGAGCGCAGCGATCTCGCGAAGCAGTTTCCCAAGGTCGGCGACAGCCAGCGCTTCGCCATGCGCAGCGAAATCCTCGCCTCGCGCCACGATGCGTTTACGCAGCGCGTGCAGACAGCGCTTCAGGGACTGGACATCTCCACCGATTTTCTCGATCCCCACGAGGCGCTTCAGGTGACCCGCGAAATCGTCTATCGCGAGACGGCGGGTTCTCAATGGAAGCCGACGCTGATCGGCGATCGCGTCATGCCGCGCCTGCCCGATCATCCCGACGATCCGAAACCCAATCCCGGTCTTCTGCTCTGGCCCGCTATAAGCGACCAGTTTTTCAATGCTGACGCGCAAACCATCGGAGGGCAACTCGTGACCGTTGGCGATTACTGCTACGCGCCCGTCGATATGTCGGTCGGTCCGGAAGATCCCCGACCGTTCTCGGAACTGTCCGCGACGCTGGGCCGCAAACGGATCCCCTGGCGGAGCGCTACGATCCTGGAAGGCGGCGGCCGCGCCTCATTCGGCCTGAAGGAAGTGGGCGCCGGGTTTCTGGCGATGTTTCCCGGCAACGGCGATATCCGCCGGGCGTTCGCCAATCTCAAAAGCCTGCGCGAACAGCATAACCACAACGCGGTCCGCTTCCGCATGACGACCGCGACCTGGGCGCCGGTCGGGGAAGAGGCGAAGCTCCGTCGTCAGGCTTCGGCACTCTCTCAGGCAATCGAGGGATGGGGAAACTGCAAGGCCAGCCGGATCAGCGGTGATCCACTGGAAGCGGCGATGGGCTCGGTGCCGACCCTGACGCTCGGCGGCACGGCCACTCCGTCTCTGGCACCGGTCGGCGACGCGTTTACGATGATGCCGTGGGCGCGGAGCGCGTCACCCTACCGACGCGGCAGCATTCTCTTCCGCAAGCCCGACGGCGCGATCTGGGCCTACGATCCGACGGGCGGGGGCTTGCGCGAAGCCATCTGCGATTTGATCATCGCCCCGCCGGGCGGCGGCAAGACCGTGCTGTCCAACACGATCGATCTCGGTCTGGTCCTGAGTTCGGCCTCTCTCTCCGGGAAAGGTGCAAAGCTGCCGTTCCTGGGTAAGATCGATATCGGTCCCGGCGCGAAGGGTTTCGTCGACCTGTTGCGGAATGCGCTGGGGCCGCAGCGACAACACGAGGCCGTGTTCCTCAAGATGCAAAAAACGCAGGGCTATGAGGTCAACGTGTTCGACCTGCAACTTGGGCTCGAATACCCGCTGCCGCTCGAACGCGTGTTCCTGCAAAACTTCATTTCGTTGCTGGCGACACCACTGGAGAAGCCCCCCTTCGAGGGCATGGATCATCTGGTCGAGGATGTCGTGGACGAGGCCTATCGCTCCGTCACCGAAGTATCGGGGGGACTGCCGAAAATCTATAAGGCCGGCACCGAACCAATGATCGATGACGCGATCGAGCGTCTCGGCCTACGGTTGCGGCACCACGACGATATCGAGGACCGGACCTATTGGCGCGATATCGTCGACGCGCTGATCGATATCCGCGAATATCGCTTGGCGGGCATCGCCCAACGTCACGCGGTGCCGGTACTGCAAGACCTCCTTCGCGCGGCCCGCACACCGGAAATCACCAAGCGCTACGAGAAAATCTCAATCGAGACCGGCGAAAGCCTGATCGATGTGTTCGACCGCTACATCATGAACGTCATCAAGAACCATCCGACGCTCGCCGCGCCCACCCGCCTCGATCTGGGAGACGCGCGGGTCATCATGATCGATCTCGCCGAAGTCGCGCCCAAGGGATCGTCGGCCGCCAACCGTCAGACGGCGCTCATGTATATGCTGGCGCGCCAGTTGCTCGCCCGTAATTTCTTTCTGCATCCCGACTATGTCGACGAGCCCATCATGCCGGCGAAGATGCGCGCCTATCATTTGGCGCGCTTTACCGAAATGCAGGAGACGATCAAGCGGATCGATTTCGATGAATGGCATCGCGCGCAATCCGCGCCACAGGTCGATGCCCAGGCCGTGCGCGATGTCCGAGAGGGGCGCAAGCATAATATTCAGCTTGGATTTATCTCTCAGTATCATACCGATTTCAGCGACGAGCTTTATGGACAGAGCACGGCGCGCTGGGTGCTTCGGTCGGGAGATGAAAAAGTGTCCAATGCCTTGATCGAACGCTTCCAGTTGTCACCCTTCAGCGCCTATGTCGTCCGGAACGCGCTCCCAGGCCCGGGACGAGGCGGCGCACCGTTCTTTCTTCAGATGAAGGCCGGGCAGGCGACCTACGAGCAGCATTTGATCAACGTACTCGGGCCGATCGAACTCTGGTCCTTCAGTTCGACACCGGGCGATACCGCCTTACGGGCGCGTCTTTTTGCGGCGGTCCCGTCCTCGATCGCCCTGCGCCAGTTGGCGGTCGTGTTTCCCGGTGGTTCGGCGGTCGATGAGATTACCCGCCGCAAGGACGCTCGCATCCGTGAAGCGGGGCTTGGGACGGAGGAAGCGGAAGACGGCGTGATCGACGAATTGGCGCGCGAGATCCTCGACGGGCGGGGTATCGCGGCGGGAGTGCATGAGCGTGTGCGGGAGATGGATCACGACGACGACTATCTGATGGCGGCCGAATGA
- a CDS encoding M48 family metallopeptidase, with product MFHAIRSRLAVLGVALLTSCTSVANMTGDDTQSLNLQAQQQYGQVVTHAMQRNMLVRSGADYDMVRTVLLRLEPFADRANKTGVPFQWHLAVFKTNEINAWVMPGGLVGVYTGLIDRLHLTEAETAAVLGHEMIHALEEHAKEKAGEKTLSNLATLALSAYAGSAAGAALGAASTMGVGLPFSRRLETRADLGGMMLMAEAGYDPHAALSLWRKMASLQGQAGKEGLAQFLSDHPNDADRQAAIEAELPKAMTAYEQARTPAW from the coding sequence ATGTTCCACGCGATCCGATCGCGCCTGGCCGTTCTCGGGGTGGCGCTGCTCACCTCCTGCACCAGCGTCGCCAACATGACCGGCGACGATACCCAGTCGCTGAACCTCCAGGCGCAACAGCAATATGGGCAGGTCGTCACGCACGCGATGCAGCGGAATATGCTGGTCCGCAGCGGTGCGGACTATGACATGGTGCGCACCGTCTTGCTGCGTCTCGAGCCATTCGCGGATCGCGCCAACAAAACGGGTGTCCCGTTCCAATGGCACCTCGCCGTGTTCAAGACGAACGAGATCAACGCCTGGGTCATGCCGGGTGGTCTGGTCGGCGTGTATACCGGCTTGATCGACCGCCTCCACCTCACCGAAGCCGAAACGGCGGCCGTGCTGGGGCACGAGATGATTCACGCGCTCGAGGAACATGCCAAGGAAAAGGCTGGGGAAAAGACACTCTCCAACCTCGCGACATTGGCGCTGAGCGCCTATGCGGGAAGTGCTGCGGGCGCCGCGCTCGGCGCCGCCTCGACAATGGGCGTTGGGTTGCCATTCTCACGACGCCTCGAAACCCGCGCCGACCTTGGCGGCATGATGCTGATGGCCGAAGCGGGCTACGATCCTCACGCCGCGTTAAGCCTTTGGCGGAAGATGGCCAGCTTGCAGGGGCAAGCGGGAAAAGAAGGCTTGGCGCAGTTTCTTTCCGATCACCCCAATGACGCCGATCGCCAGGCGGCAATCGAAGCAGAGCTGCCCAAGGCCATGACGGCCTACGAACAAGCCCGGACACCTGCCTGGTAA